A window of Babesia microti strain RI chromosome III, complete genome contains these coding sequences:
- a CDS encoding hypothetical protein (overlaps_old_locusTagID:BBM_III02065), with protein sequence MESEIGGRGPLKKFRIKIDSIKRKKALINNVILESTNLNTENITQDTQCVPIVPDTQEFDFENAKSLVSSEFKIKNESYDASFAQNIQTNPSLPINVPPAKASAINSSNTYQPTNLSKNLDLYDSHFLQNDSPFPQSNQQTPTNNNQPIIPTDNKFNGNEFFNKSEGKTVSGFDGLQLLTKKTGDSASDMGSNVSYTARSVVSSTLTTPTATATSGASVVDKDGKHGKFKLKIKKILPITATTTTSLKGIIEQSHHYELPIGAVCITSGVYFDKHFFDAIYPGKTLSSELNICNRNTKSHLQMEKVFHKQRMDIFHNTKAQHSLKDNIENGSSSYNRNRTQKVFFRIEKHAKEVNTSYMGEKIPAKDEIKHLFAMGETDADDFDMDQNLSTEISVNSCDTSLELNMADANDHDYLDKNLSEFINSNKLFMVNNTPPKSFLSQINITAPSCVTKFHSFAIRKVLARRLIKSGYNLITSSTLLPNKQASSNFATGILKSQFSNLDRRHIFYSVDSRISTKITLKDTPFPLSGTYRFVTTTINIVNLSSFSCDLNIELTMENKEITFKEPVNFKYGVKNVQLHEQFKILPPANYASLLFESFHRAIMMKKTKECPYHSMQVNQLLELVSDYMKSDRISLLHEIDSLAKMTFEMGQFPCYKIVIFTPKKCTN encoded by the exons ATGGAAAGTGAGATTGGTGGAAGAGGCCCATTAAAGAAGTTTCGCATAAAAATAGATTCAATAAAGAGGAAAAAGGCTCTAATTAACAATGTCATTCTCgaatcaacaaatttaaatactgAAAATATCACACAAGATACACAATGTGTACCAATTGTACCAGATACGCAAGAATTTGACTTTGAAAATGCTAAATCGCTTGTATCTAgtgaatttaaaataaaaaatgaaagCTATGATGCTTCATTTgcacaaaatatacaaactAACCCCTCCTTACCTATCAACGTGCCCCCAGCAAAGGCTTCTGCAATCAATTCCTCAAATACATATCAACCAACCAATCTATCTAAAAATCTAGATCTATATGATTCtcattttttgcaaaatgACAGTCCTTTTCCCCAATCCAATCAACAAACGCCCACCAACAACAACCAACCAATAATACCTACAgacaacaaatttaacgGCAacgaattttttaataaatcagAGGGGAAAACAGTTAGTGGTTTTGATGGGTTACAACTTTTGACCAAAAAAACAGGAGATTCTGCTTCAGATATGGGTTCTAATGTATCATACACTGCTAGATCTGTCGTCTCTTCCACTTTAACCACACCTACTGCTACAGCCACCAGCGGTGCCAGTGTTGTTGATAAAGATGGCAAGCACggcaaattcaaattgaaGATCAAGAAGATACTCCCCATTACAGCAACTACGACTACAAGTTTGAAAGGAATTATTGAGCAAAGTCACCATTATGAACTACCAATTGGTGCTGTCTGTATAACATCCGGGGTTTACTTTGACAAGCATTTTTTTGATGCCATTTATCCCGGTAAAACTTTGTCCTCCGAACTAAACATTTGTAATCGGAACACCAAATCACACTTACAAATG GAAAAGGTTTTTCATAAACAGCGAATGGATATATTTCACAACACCAAGGCCCAACATTCTCTTAAGGATAATATTGAGAATGGAAGTAGCAGCTACAATAGAAATAGGACGCAAAAGGTGTTTTTTAGAATCGAAAAACATGCAAAAGAAGTCAATACATCATATATGGGGGAAAAGATACCTGCTAAAGATGAAATTAAGCATTTGTTTGCTATGGGGGAGACTGATGCTGATGATTTTGACAtggatcaaaatttatccacAGAAATAAGCGTTAATTCCTGTGATACCAGTCTTGAATTAAACATGGCTGATGCAAATGATCATGATTATCTTGATAAAAATCTATCagaatttatcaattcaaataaattgtttatggTCAACAACACCCCCCCCAAATCTTTCCtatcacaaataaatatcacTGCACCAAGTTGTGTCACAAAATTTCATTCATTTGCCATTAGAAAAGTATTGGCACGAAGGTTAATTAAATCCGGTTATAACCTTATAACCAGTAGCACATTATTGCCTAATAAGCAAGCTTCATCCAATTTTGCTACTGGTATTCTGAAATCGCAATTTTCTAACTTGGATAGAAggcatatattttacagCGTTGACTCTAGAATATCGACAAAAATAACACTAAAAGACACGCCTTTCCCACTTAGTGGCACTTATCGATTTGTCACTACTACAATCAATATTGTTAACTTGTCATCGTTTTCATGtgatttaaatatagaattGACTATGGAGAACAAAGAGATTACCTTTAAAGAGCCTGTAAACTTTAAATATGGCGTCAAAAATGTGCAGCTGCACgaacaattcaaaattttaccacCTGCAAATTATGCAAGTTTATTGTTTGAAAGTTTCCACAGAGCCATAATGATGAAAAAAACTAAAGAATGTCCATACCACTCAATGCAAGTAAATCAGCTTTTGGAGTTAGTGTCAGATTATATGAAAAGTGACAGAATATCATTGCTGcatgaaattgattcattAGCGAAGATGACGTTTGAGATGGGACAATTTCCTTGCTACaaaattgtgatatttaCTCCAAAAAAGTGTACAAACTGA
- a CDS encoding DNA topoisomerase I (overlaps_old_locusTagID:BBM_III02070;~overlaps_old_locusTagID:BBM_III02075), translating into MVHGESENVKTETYTHDRSSKYRKVNLNKHDEEKDLKILSDFDHFRSDKITDLNLLKKYANIIAYINTLTPVLHSLKSEFNIDYTMASCWQKNIPIKIEPVTATEKRNKTEPNDEFLEPLNRWWESVTDLESELKWNYLEHRGLQFAELYEPHGISILFNGKELKLNSEAEEIATMWCTTLGTEYENKPIFRKNFWKTFKSKFPTLHPIKKAKLESCDFTAIKNYLDNKKLKAAQDLENDRESVLAEKEALKRAKKELELPFTYALVDNIREKVSGFKVEPPGLFRGRGEHPKQGLWKQRIIPTDVKINIAKTAPVPKAIYPLNGYCWNDVVHENSLTWLAYYKDTIQDQIKYMYLSAQSKFKGLNDFLKYEKARRLKTCITNIRDGYRQKLRSDDLVDKQLGTATYLIDFLALRVGSEKDTDEEADTVGCCSLRVEHITFDKLTDTINLDFLGKDSIRYTNSVKVDHYAFTNLMEFCKDKKPDEDIFDKISTAKLNDYLKELLPGLSAKVFRTYNASATLEACLDLLKLEEGTLVATVKDEGNEVLSVNCGSVDELLHYYNHANRRVAILCNHQRTVPKLHQATQKKMMLKENILEEDLKMCKDYIKHLNEGSKKSFCMTPKLNDLKGNPRKAPFKEGAKVEALEKKVENIKKNISKLKLKIKIHDDNKTVALGTSKINYMDPRITIAFCKKFEIPIEKVFNRTLRMKFPWAMHTRTNFRF; encoded by the exons ATGGTCCATGGCGAGAGCGAAAATGTAAAAACCGAGACTTACACACATGATCGCTCTAGCAAATATCGTAAAGTGAACTTGAACAAACACGATGAAGAAAAGGATTTGAAGATATTATCCGACTTTGATCATTTTAGATCGGACAAAATCACAGACCTTAATTTACTTAAGAAATATGCCAATATTATAGCTTACATTAACACCCTAACCCCTGTACTACACTCACTCAAGTCGGAATTCAACATAGATTATACCATGGCCTCATGCTGGCAGAAGAATATACCTATTAAAATAGAACCAGTGACAGCAACAGAAAAGAGGAATAAGACGGAGCCGAATGATGAATTTCTGGAGCCTCTAAATCGTTGGTGGGAGAGTGTAACAGATCTTGAGAGCGAATTAAAATGGAATTACCTTGAACACAGGGGATTACAATTTGCCGAACTCTACGAACCTCATGGCATTAGCATACTTTTTAACGGCAAagaattaaaattaaactCAGAAGCGGAGGAAATCGCCACCATGTGGTGTACTACATTAGGCACGGAATATGAAAACAAGCCCATATTCAGgaaaaatttttggaaaacaTTCAAATCAAAATTCCCAACTTTACACCCTATAAAGAAGGCTAAGTTAGAGTCCTGCGACTTTACAGctatcaaaaattatctgGATAATAAGAAGCTTAAAGCAGCACAggatttggaaaatgatcGGGAGAGTGTATTAGCGGAGAAGGAAGCGCTTAAAAGGGCTAAGAAGGAATTGGAACTTCCCTTTACATACGCCTTGGTGGATAACATAAGGGAGAAAGTCTCCGGCTTTAAGGTGGAACCTCCTGGTCTTTTTAGGGGCAGAGGTGAACACCCAAAGCAAGGACTATGGAAG CAACGCATAATACCCACtgatgttaaaattaacatTGCCAAGACTGCCCCGGTGCCAAAGGCAATATATCCACTAAATGGATATTGCTGGAACGATGTAGTTCACGAAAATTCACTAACTTGGCTCGCCTATTACAAGGATACCATCCAAGATcagattaaatatatgtaccTCTCAGCTCAATCCAAATTTAAGGGCTTAAATGACTTTCTAAAGTATGAGAAAGCTAGGAGACTCAAG ACTTGTATCACAAATATACGTGATGGATATCGTCAAAAATTGAGGTCTGATGATCTGGTTGATAAACAACTAGGCACAGCCACTTACTTGATCGATTTTCTAGCGTTGAGGGTCGGCAGTGAAAAGGATACAGATGAAGAGGCAGATACAGTGGGTTGTTGCTCACTACGCGTGGAACATATAACTTTTGACAAACTAACAGACACCATAAATCTGGACTTTTTGGGCAAAGATTCGATTAGATACACCAATTCTGTCAAA GTGGATCACTACGCGTTTACTAATTTGATGGAGTTTTGCAAGGACAAGAAACCTGATGAAGAcatttttgacaaaatatCAACTGCAAAGTTAAATGATTACCTGAAGGAACTACTGCCTGGGCTGTCTGCCAAGGTCTTCAGGACCTACAATGCATCTGCTACTCTAGAGGCATGCTTGGACTTGTTGAAATTGGAGGAGG GTACCCTTGTGGCCACTGTAAAGGATGAGGGCAATGAAGTTTTGTCTGTTAACTGCGGCAGTGTGGACGAACTTCTGCATTACTACAATCATGCCAACAGACGAGTTGCCATATTATGCAATCACCAAAGGACAGTACCAAAGCTGCACCAAGCTACGCAGAAGAAAATGATGCTAAAAGAGAATATACTAGAGGAGGATTTGAAAATGTGCAAAGATTACATTAAGCACTTGAATGAGGGGAGTAAGAAGTCCTTTTGCATGACACCAAAGTTAAAT GACCTGAAGGGCAATCCCAGGAAGGCGCCGTTTAAGGAGGGGGCCAAGGTAGAGGCACTGGAGAAGAAGGTTGAAAACATAAAAAAGAATATTTCCAAACTTAAGCTTAAGATTAAAATACACGACGATAATAAGACAGTGGCCCTTGGAACTTCTAAGATCAATTACATGGATCCTAGGATCACTATTGCATTCTGCAAAAAATTCGAGATACCAATTGAGAAGGTTTTTAATAGG ACCCTTCGTATGAAATTCCCTTGGGCTATGCACACTAGAACCAACTTTAGGTTTTAA
- a CDS encoding hypothetical protein (overlaps_old_locusTagID:BBM_III02075) yields the protein MMIGYISKALAYENYLISAKDKVLCQIGCSDRDENVCAWNPHLLNCGICDKELTFLMQIIKNVAETTTLIFYVFFCANFETKCALTVRGWRVLRNSSNVFVGYMKFPKHLPATGITFKKIERGTGNKINSSSKEYLLLCKYNQRNGDDDADEWAADDGDKGWVGEMYERDKYKKFIKLQDEIAKDPKQVIRCTDKPLLIHELPQLPNCPDCSSQLCFAFQLLPTLGYHLSKRYNLTEYQTDVLCNNLLVFSCPNFCTGGGADEIVHEFTVLQMEF from the exons ATGATGATTGGGTATATAAGTAAGGCACTGGCctatgaaaattatttaattagtgCAAAAGACAAGGTGTTATGTCAGATTGGTTGTAGTGATAGGGATGAAAATGTTTGTGCCTGGAATCCCCATCTGCTAAATTGTGGAATTTGTGACAAAGAACTAACATTCTTAATGcagataataaaaaatgtagCAGAAACTACCactttaattttttatgtcTTCTTTTGCGCTAATTTCGAAACCAAATGTGCACTAACAGTCCGAGGCTGGAGGGTGTTAAGGAATTCCTCCAATGTTTTCGTTGGTTATATGAAATTCCCGAAACATCTACCAGCAACAGGCATTACgtttaaaaaaattgagcGCGGAACTGGAAATAAGATAAATTCGAGTAGCAAagaatatttattacttTGTAAATACAACCAAAGGAACGGCGACGACGACGCTGACGAGTGGGCTGCCGATGACGGAGACAAGGGGTGGGTTGGAGAGATGTATGAACGGGACAAATATAAG aaattcataaaattacagGATGAAATAGCCAAGGACCCTAAACAGGTGATTAGATGTACTGATAAACCCCTGTTGATACACGAACTCCCccaattgccaaattgtCCTGATTGCAGCTCCCAACTTTGCTTTGCATTCCAATTACTTCCAACATTGGGCTACCATCTGTCAAAGCGATACAATCTCACAGAGTACCAAACTGATGTTTTGTGTAACAATCTACTCGTCTTTTCTTGTCCAAATTTTTGCACAGGCGGAGGTGCAGATGAAATAGTCCACGAGTTTACTGTATTGCAGATGGAATTCTAA
- a CDS encoding probable protein, unknown function (overlaps_old_locusTagID:BBM_III02080), with protein MNIATAYLSFFFMAFAHGISNCTTAFINNILEVEMNLVFSELRGKILSSSISHEFIESVFTNFIVDNIQDQNLDMLLDIISIGSNESIFLKLCNLKYNETNADVYKYIIDKGKFFLERFYIIPSQDNYELYCIASMRIANHYNAVYILDLNHVEETKQIVRVLKKYIMDKHVNEFLTVKGLSSFIYKNLICMDQEILSIIINAYSERLSELDIALNSTCDSFMSKDLYKYVYTYLTGYCTQLKHKMMSVHISNILDISFLHNAANSDRFMGLVDSFSVSTKNFDNMHRWKEGLVGKNIFVEIALMDPTSINIEIFGILERCIRIFLDNSILQHNINAAGFATIVYDNPTHNLLLRTLINSVTKFCVDKKLNLYIISRNFCTVLMKHVTNGFMDIYDQVMDFIRSRSRSIFIDEFDIRNEKLAKLLIEAIESYYTILINTTETKHIDMFQQEREMEQSQLDIVDDFMESVEENEKLSKYIYETTNSRTHFILSNLVDSEMAKGGNVMIRSRLNLAFSAATMIAQCSGILDALGKGVNNIVNFEFLSQTKVPNIPMDDDLPIDTLDSLPIKYLNMVTYIRGNGGDEHHIDQKFLTTVILIAEDIFPEYDTSINDELTQVLENKVIVVAGLMKKWAYWGDYHRKRPTGFFVKVLHCILDIISLKYFGMPGKISVKRVYNDDPIKLLSSDSNVHMSDVYFVYNIGMMIEEFEPTFLPILCTFTYFIYQNRFGTFNDVLQYLSDETIPTENKFIVTLIGNGVNKYRKLFPDATNYYILPSMNEITMIDTYLRHVMDRKFVGAITYNFPNYMMILQQYNLSRHALPIIKRKTSIFRTPSHYTTNLT; from the exons ATGAATATAGCCACAGCGTACTTATCCTTCTTCTTCATGGCATTTGCACATGGAATCTCAAACTGTACCACtgcatttattaacaatatccTAGAGGTCGAAATGAACCTCGTGTTCAGCGAGTTACGTGGCAAAATACTCAGCAGTTCTATTTCACATGAGTTTATAGAGAGCGTTTTCACCAATTTCATAGTTGATAATATACAAGATCAGAACTTAGATATGTTGTTGGATATCATTAGCATTGGCAGTAatgaatcaatatttttgaagCTATGCAATCTAAAGTACAATGAAACGAATGCAGATGTGTATAAGTATATTATTGACAAAGGGAAGTTTTTTCTAGAGAGATTTTACATAATTCCTTCTCAAGACAACTACGAATTATATTGCATCGCATCTATGAGAATTGCTAATCATTATAACGCAGTGTATATTCTAGATTTGAATCATGTGGAAGAAACGAAACAAATAGTTAGAGtgttgaaaaaatatataatggaTAAACatgtaaatgaatttttgaCAGTTAAAGGATTGTCgtcatttatttataaaaatttaatttgcaTGGACCAAGAAATCTTatctataataataaatgcatATAGTGAACGTTTAAGTGAGTTGGATATTGCATTAAACAGTACATGTGACTCTTTTATGAGTAAagatttatacaaatatgtttataCGTATCTTACTGGTTATTGCACACAATTAAAACACAAAATGATGAGCGTGCATATCTCAAACATATTAGATATCAGTTTTCTTCACAACGCTGCAAATAGCGATAGATTTATGGGACTAGTCGATAGTTTCTCAGTATCTACTAAgaattttgacaatatgCATAGGTGGAAAGAAGGTTTGGTCGGGAAAAATATTTTCGTGGAAATAGCATTAATGGATCCAACTAGCATAAacattgaaatatttggtATTTTAGAGAGATGTATTAGGATATTTCTCGATAATAGCATATTGCAACATAATATTAATGCCGCTGGATTTGCCACAATAGTTTATGACAATCCTACCCACAACCTACTGCTACGCACATTGATAAATTCTGTAACTAAATTTTGCGTTGATAAAAAGTTGAATTTGTATATCATTTCTAGGAATTTCTGCACCGTACTAATGAAACACGTAACCAATGGGTTTATGGATATATATGATCAAGTAATGGATTTCATAAGGTCACGCAGCAGaagtatatttattgatgaatttgatataagAAATGAAAAACTTGCTAAATTGTTGATAGAAGCGATTGAATCCTATTATAcgatattgataaataccACTGAAACCAAACATATCGATATGTTCCAACAGGAGAGGGAAATGGAACAAAGTCAACTGGATATAGTGGACGATTTTATGGAATCCGTCGAAGAGAATGAGAAACttagtaaatatatatatgaaaCAACCAACAGCAGAACCCATTTTATATTAAGTAATTTAGTGGATTCAGAGATGGCTAAAGGAGGAAATGTGATGATTAGATCACGATTAAACTTGGCATTTAGTGCTGCTACAATGATTGCCCAATGCAGTGGTATACTCGATGCTTTGGGTAAAGGCGTCAATAACATCGTGAATTTTGAGTTCTTAAGTCAAACAAAAGTCCCAAACATTCCCATG GATGATGATTTACCCATTGATACACTAGACAGCCTTccaattaaatatttgaatatggTGACTTATATAAGGGGAAATGGCGGAGATGAACATCACATTGACCAAAAATTTCTTACAACTGTTATACTGATTGCAGAAGATATATTCCCCGAATATGATACCAGTATTAATGACGAACTGACACAAGTGTTGGAGAATAAGGTGATTGTCGTAGCTGGATTAATGAAGAAATGGGCATATTGGGGGGATTACCATAGAAAAAGACCTACTGGCTTCTTTGTCAAAGTATTGCACTGCATATTAGATATTATATCACTCAAATACTTCGGCATGCCCGGTAAAATATCTGTAAAAAGAGTGTACAATGACGAcccaattaaattgttatcaaGTGACTCTAACGTTCACATGTCTGATGTGTATTTTGTGTACAACATTGGTATGATgattgaagaatttgaaCCAACTTTCTTGCCCATTTTGTGTACATTTACATACTTTATATACCAAA ACAGGTTTGGCACTTTTAATGACGTCTTGCAGTATCTATCGGATGAAACAATTCCTACGGAAAACAAGTTTATAGTTACACTGATCGGGAACGGGGTAAATAAGTACCGGAAATTGTTCCCAGATGCCACAAATTACTACATTCTGCCTTCCATGAACGAAATCACGATGATCGACACTTACTTACGACAT GTAATGGATAGGAAATTTGTGGGTGCTATAACTTacaattttccaaattatatgatGATTCTCCAGCAATACAATCTCAGCCGACATGCTCTACCAATAATCAAGAGAAAAACTTCGATATTTAGGACTCCTTCACATTATACAACCAACTTAACATAA